The sequence ccgaaggtcccgggtttgattcccggctgtggcagatatttgtttaaagacagatatttgtactcgggtcttgggtgttgatatttatatttagtatgtatctatctatgtatttgtgtagatatatcagccgtccgacacccataacacaggttctgcctagcttggggtcgcatggccgtgtgtgagatgtccccaaataaaaaataaataaaaaaagaacttCTTGAACGGTATATGagtattaaatagttttagaAGGTATTTTTATCCGAATGTAACTCAGGTGGCTctttggatatttttttgttatatgaGTATCAGGAATTCGTTTGTTCCCttctacatacttaataattattatggtctacatagttatattataaaaactaagATATAATTAGGGTCTGAGgttaaaataatcattaaaagatacataataaaaattagtCAAGTCACAACTAAAGTACAACTTTTAAAAGCTcaagtagtagtagtataactttattgtacctacataaaacatttaaaataacatttaagacttaaaatctataatacaataagggcggcctcatcgctaaaagcgatctcttccaggcatcATGAATAGTCCTACCTGAAACATAATCCAGCCGTTCGTAGTAAACAAATACTCGTATTTATACGATCATCGTGTGCGTGACATTCATTATAAAGATGTTTCTTACGTGATGGATAgatagttcatgatcattgaTTTATGATATAAGTGGCTAGTCTGAGTATGTGCATTTAATGTCTTTAAAGCAGCCTAAGAAAGTAATAAGTGCTTTTTCATAGATCACATttctaaatacctacctaaacttGATGAATAAAAGTCATCATTCTCACAATGATAGAGCAGTTTTGATAATTAGGATACTAAATACGTCATCATCAGACCTACCTCAAAATTCCATGgattataatataactatGGAATCAATCCAACACATATTACCTAATTCTTAACTGATCAATTACTTAATTCTAAAGCAAATAAGGCAATCATCTCATTAAAAACACCCACTAAAAGACAGATTTATAAGTTTCGAACTCGGTATGTGAAACACAAATTCGATAAACCTAAATACTGGTCAACGTTTCTCAAATATgaagaaatacttacattaataagTAACATTTTATATAACAAACAAGATCAAAACAACTATTTTAAGATGGATTTAAGTGTAGTCAAGCTTTCCTGGATTTTTTGTATTCGTGTGACGATTTTCACATTCTGcacaaatacatacctactatgtaTCTCTTTATGCATTTTACGGGTTTTCGTAATCTATAGTAAGTACATGCGTAAcatactgaaataaaaattaaattaaatactatGTAAATCTTTTTCATTCATAATTCAAATCACGCAATTTGTGTGTAAAATGGCGGTTTTCGACTTTTTTTGTCTCTATTATTTGTCCACCTATCTTAGTAGAGGTACAGAGACATATGTATACGGTATACATATGTCTCTGTACCGTAtaccgtaccgtaccgtaTATGTACGGTATACAGTATACCTATCTTAGTTAGtagatacactcacgagcaatgaaaaagtttcacttacaaaatgtcgactaCACATCAACACATGACCCCAAATATTGAGGgttttagtaggtattattctAATGCActgttaaaattatgtacttcaatatagCATCATGCAGACAGCGTCATTAACCTAGCTTTTtcaatttatcaataattatgtGCTTTGGTGacttgaactttttcatttctcgtgagtgtagtaaaCTGTTTAAAGTGctctgaaaagaaaataatatatttttcataagtaTACTTGCTTATACATTTGCATCAATCAATATAGAAATTCGGACTGCCATATAAATACATGAGTAGGTAAAAAGTAGATTACTTATTCCAAATTATATTCATATAAACAACGTGTATTCTTGCTACTGACGGACAGATTGACgttacaaaacaaacacactTGCATGGTTATTATGCTAATAAGGATTATGCGTATGCGCTGAAATGCACGACGATTACCAATTCAAAACATCGGAAGAGCCACTTTGTGATTTAACAACCAGGTAAGTGGGAATTTTAACGAGTAGGTACTGCTCATGTAACACTACTTTAGATTGAAAGGAAGGTGAAAAAAacgtatttattttacccCTGTTTCTTTTGATTTATCAAAATTTCTTAATACTTACTCAATGTGTTTATGATTCCGCCTATAAGACTAGTAGTAGCAATTGTGCCTTGTAATGTATGAAACATTTACAAAATTGGAGGCGCTACAGAGAAAGCAatgcatacctacctacctatcgaGTGAGAGAGagaaatacttaggtacttcaataaataaaacaaggaATCAAAAAGCACACaatcataatttattcaaGAACACGAAATGTATGTACAAAATCATCAACAAAACAATCACATCTAATAATAACATCTACACAAAAACACAGATTTATTCaaacaattaattatgtacctatttaaatactaATATTGCACTCAATTCTTCCAAACATGCCTCAGAATTGTGAATTTCTGTGGCCTATAAAGAGGTACTTCAACAGGAATCTCTTTCTTTACTTCATAAGGTACAAATCTATCTACCGTATAAGGTTTATTAATGTGAACGTAAACCTTTTTTTCGACTTCCACTGGTACACGCTTTTCCACCTCAACGGGTACCGGTTTTTCAACTTCTACTTTTTCCGTCTTCACTATCGGTACGATGTAGGGATTAATAATCTGTAGTGGAACTGCGTATGGTTGCGGAACTTTGACTGCGTACGGCTGAGGAACCGGATATAAATACGGAGTCGGCACTGGTACTTTTACGGTTTTAATTAACTCAATTGGACGCCGCTTTAGAGTTACCTCCTTGTTAACTACAACCGGTGGTGACCTGTTTATAGCTTCTATGGTTTTCTGTGCCTTCAGTTTTTCCTTTTCTATGTTTTTGATGACGTTTTCGATGTCGGCGAGTGAGAACTGTGGCTCGTTGAAGCGGGGCGCATATTGACTTAGTTCGTTTTGATGACGAAGTATATCTAAATGTGTCAACGGCTTCAGTTTTTGTGATTCCTTCTGGAACTGATCATTACTGATCTTTTGTAATAAGTCCAGTTGGGAAAGCTCTTGTATCTTTGGTACGTCTTCTAGCAGGGCCTGGTTTTCATGTACGGGCTTTATATTCTCTTCTTCGTTCAATTTCAAAACTGCCTTGAGTACTtgttcattattttgtttttctatttCCTTTTTCAAAACTTCGGATTCCCGATTGGCTTCTTGTTGTAAAAGTTTTATCTGGTTGTTCAAGATCTCCTTTCCTAAAAGCTCTTGTTGATCCTGTTGTTTCTTCAATTTCACCAGTTTTTCATTGGAATCATGCAACGACTCTGCATTCAGTTTTGATTGCTCTCCTAGAAAATGAAACTGTTGTTTGAATAATTCATGTCCAATCTGTTTATGTTCGTCTTGCTGTTCTGGAATGTATTGATAAGGAACCAGTTCAAATTTATTAGGAGGGTCAGCTAGAATCCTCacttctgatttcatttcacCATGTTCGACCTTCAACTGTGGCTGAAGTTGAAGTTCAGGTTCCGTGAATTTGTGGAGTTGAATTTGGGGCTGAGGACGAAGTTGGATTTCCACTTGAGGCTCAGAAAGTTTATGAAGCTGCAGTTGCAGTTCTGGCTGTGGTCGAATTTGTAGTTCTGGCTGAGGTCGAAGTTGAAGCTCTGGCTGAGGCCGAAGTTGAATTTGAAGTTGAGGCTCAGGTCGCTTCAGTAACTGTAGCTGAATTGCTGGCTGAGGTTGAACAATTTCTACTTGCGGACGCAGTTGGCGATGCAGCTGGACTTGAACCGGTTCCAAGTTTTGAGCATTGTCCTGCACGAGTAACTCCGGCTGTGGTTCTACTTTCACTGGGTGCTGAATTACTTGCAGTTGGGGCTGTTGCTGGACTTCAATAGCAGGTTGTGGTTCAATGGCAACCGTAGGTTCATAGTATTTAGGCTGATTTTCAACTTCTACAGAAGGTCGAGGTCGGTGATGTTGCAAAAATCTTATCAAGTTTTGTTCTGGATAGAAGACCTGACGCAGTTCCTGTAAAGGTTGTTGCTGAGCTTGCTCTGGTCTGACATCTAAGTAAATGAATTGAGGTGTCCTCAATAGATGCTGCGGTACGTATTGGTTTTGTTGTTGTTCAGGAACAAGCTGTAATTGGGGAGCGAGTTGTTTGTATTTGGCCTTTTGACCTTCAGCTACTACATATTTCTGCTGTAGCTTTTGATTGGCCTTTGATTTAGCTTCCTTCTCTTTGGTTTCAGTCTTATTTTGACCCTGTTGACTTTCATACACTTGTTTAAGAAGTTTCTGTTCCTGTTTCTTATTTTCACCAGCCTCTTTTATTAATTGTTGCTCGAAGTGTTGTCTAACTTCTTCTTCGTTTAAAAACTGTTGATGCAACTGTTGTGTTATGCTTTGACTAGATTCTTGCTTAATTAATTGCTGCTCAAGACTCTGTTCTTGTTTAAGTTTTTGTTGTAATTGTTTATCTGCCTCCTGTTTCAGCACTAGTTGTTTTTCCAATTCTTGCAAGCTTGGACGAGGTTCTTGTTCTTCCAATTGTTCTTGTAGCTGTTGCTCCAAACTCGGACTACCCTGGCCTTGATTTTGTTTCAGTAGCTGCTCTTGTAACTGCTGGTCCAGAGCTTTGTTCTCTTCACTTTGCAGAGAAGCGTCTGATAGAGCATTAGGCAGGATATATCCATGTTCGTTTTGAGTCTCTTCAAGATGTCTTATTTGACTTGGAGTCAAGTACATGATGACTTCTTTGTACTCCTGCTGCCTGGTGGGCCGCTTGGCGCCTGGCTCCTCCCGGGGCGTCCGGGCGGGCTTCGCGTCAAACGTCTGAGGCCCCATGTCCGTGGGAAGGGCCAACGCCGACCCCACCAACATCAACAACGTCAAACAAATCtgaaaagataaaaataacactgattagataataaacaaagcAATTTCACTTTCGTTTCTGTTTAactatttatgttaattttgaACTGGTTTTTAGAAAATCCACTGAGGTCACACATGTCACACATTTCACAGGTTAGCTTAAACTTCTGATTCTGGATGTGTGCACTAAATTAGGATCACTATAGGCTGAACTATTAGATTCGTCCTCCATGAAACTGAAATCCCGAATCACTGCAGTCCTCACCGGGTAGTCCATGCTGCGAGTGTGAGTGGCAGCCAAGAACCGACTCGGATGGGCTCGGTCAAGTATCTGCTAACTAACAAAACCACCAAATAGTTTTTATACACTTCCTGTCCACGATGAATCTCCAACAGTTTTAGtgatgtaaacaaacaaaccaTCAAACTGGTTATCGATAATTATGCATAATTCGCATAGTCGGTAAGAAAGAACTTTACCGATGAATGTGATTAAAAGCTCAAAACTTAACTGTCTGAATGAATCACGAAggtgtaatttaaatttgtgaGTAATAATTCTGCTATTAATCTTTTCTATTAAAGCAACGGGAAGAACTTTCTCAGAGGCTGTTACGTAAACACGTCTACGCAATCGATTTATaacttagtaattatttcAAGGTTAAAGGTAACGACAGTTAAGGTAGAGAGTATACATAGGATTGAGTGAACTAGTATAACCAAGTAAGAGTTAATTCATCTCGATATCGATATTGTAGCCCGACTCTAGAGATGTTGAATCATAATTAAGTATTGGTTAAAAATTCGTAGATTCGACATAATTTCGTGGGTGACACGGAATGGTAATGTTCCACGTGTAAATACTAATCTGGTTTATCTGTTTCGTGCATAAAAATTGCATCATTGCAGACTTACAATTGCAGAATAGTTACAACGGAACCGATAGATTTTCCATTGGAAAATTGAGACATTTTGGAACCTGTTAAAATTACACTCGTATTTTTTGATTAGGTAATACGTTACTGATCTGTTTAAATAAACTAGTTAGATAAGGTTGGTTGGCTGCAAAAGGGCCCGAGTTTGGATCCCGATAGATTCATAACTGATCATTTATAATAGGTAAGCAATTCTATTTGTATTCATTTAGTCTTTTGTCATGTTGtctattatgaaaaatatacagggtattTACATCGAAATAACAATCAAATACCAATTTGATATGACagagatttttattttactgcttCATTgatagatttttatgtttattgtaaactagctgttcccgcgcgcttcgcttcgccttaaaaagttttcccgtgggaattccgggataaaaagtagcctatgttctttcccatggtctagaccatatgtataccaaatttcattcaaatccgtacagtagttttggcgtgaaagagtaacagacagacagacagacagacagtcagacacagttactttcgcatttatagtattagttaggataaaataattattaacaaagtTCTTAACTACTACATATTAAAActaaagacgaccgaatggcgtagtggttagtgaccctgactactgagccgatggtcccgggttcgatttccggctggggcagatatttgtttaaacacagatatttgttctcgggtcttggatgtgcccgtaaaatggcaataggcccgccccctattacattgggactaacataacactctggcgaaaagtgggtgcagcaatgcacctctgcctaccccgcaagggagtacattagtacaaggcgtgagtgcgggttttattaaaactaataaataaattaggtaaATAATCCACTAAAAGTCATACCTGGCTCAAACGTACCCATAATGCCTGCATTACGAGTACCTCTTTGAATAGCAAGagagttaagtaaataaacatacctacatgtataTAACCAAATATAAGTACTAGAAGCTACTTAGAGCATCATAAACAGCCAGCACTCGAGTCCACTAGTAAGGTGGACAGAGGACATAGGATCAAGAAGATAAACCTCTCTTTGGCCTCGCATTCCTCATTGAAACACTATCAAATATCTAACAAATACCGGGGAGCGGATTTTCAGTCTAGATTTACGCCTAGAGGCGTCTGGTTTGGTTTTTCATACGAATCATACGTCGTGATGCAATAATAATCATTCATCAAGAATTTAGCAATGGCTCCTTAAATACTTTTCGCAAAGCATGCGGTTGAAAACCGAAGCCAGGTGCTGAAAAAGAGTGATCCGTGATCCAATGCACATTatcatatataatttttacgAAATAGTGTTGATCCAGGTAGCTGGTCCCATTTTACATCCATAAGTGGCATCCCTTGtacaaataagtaagtacaaattTATGTATGGTAGAACGGGTGCGTTATAAGTTTGACAACATACctattttgtgtgtgtgtttcacaaaaatcaattaaaatatagacTTATGCTATTAggcatttatttttcaaatttacATAAACTGAAGGTTTTAATGTGTTTTAATGGGATTTACTAAAACGCGTTAATTACctattatacaatataaattagCAATGCAATATTAATTAACACGAGTCAAGGATATACTTTCTAttatatcatttataaataaaatagatcaaACCACAAAAATAtcctttcataatatttaaaacagtttttttttgtttatgtataccataatgattgttttttttatttatgtacacaaaagtaagtataaaaagtATGAGTATGTAAAGTTatgtgtaagtatttaattattttaccaATTCTAGTAGTGATATacgatatacctacatacataatcaTTACCTTAACCAATAGATGGTGACTTAACTTGGCATTCTGAAAACCTTTTGTTATATGAGTCTGTAAATTCTTAAAACTTACTACAATTACTTCTTTTACAATTTAACCATAATACTGCTAATCCTACTTATATTTTGCTATCTTGCAGTATAAAATcacgtaagtacttaaaacGGCCTGCGATTATGCACAGTCACAAAGCGCCTGAGAAAGCTTACATAGTAATTTGTAGTCCGTGGCTATCTGGTTAGTCCGTATTAAAAGTTCAGCGTTGTTTGTGTTCGTTGGAGAACCAAAAGCTTTGAAGTTAGTTTCAGGCACTTTGACAACGGTGGTCGTTCGTAGATAATGTTTGCATGGGATAGGAGAAAATTTGCGATATACCTATGGGTGTTGAAAAAAGGATAGGTACGTATAAGTAGAAATCGGGTCAGTCAGGAGTTCATATTATGGAACGATTacgatttttgaaaataagcAAAAAATGCTTTTTCATTGAAACTTTGTtaatcacgtgacttttttacagtggagtaattttttttcagattttttaaaagtcgTAGAAAAAAACAATGAGAACCTTAAAATCAAGAATGCAAAgagagaataaaaatatataatatgacggtaaaaaactgtaaaattaAACCAACACCTACTTAAACTGTAGGTAAAGTTCAAAATTCAGTAAATTTTAACTAACATACAATTAATTGACGTTTTAGCATCATGTGTAAAATGTCCTAATATTGTGCAAATGTGGTATTCTAAACCTAAAGGGGTAGACTCAAGAGGTCCTTCTGaaccacttttgttctacgtCTTTTGTAAATGCACGAAAAATAAACTTGCTtctagaaactttgttggtcacgtgactttttcttatgggaaaatatatttttgtctaGAATTTCTAGATGCGCAGATTTCGTCATGAAGTTGTGCTTCACAGCCGTAGTTAAGAATTTTTTATGGAAATGGTTAATACTACGTCCACAACGACGCTGATTAGATGATTTAATACTATTGCCTCATAACTGTTTTATGTAAGTGCAtgactaataatataatatattaaaaatgtcTCAGATAAGTTTTGAAATTTGCTTAATAgagtatacaaatacatagaaagCTGATTTGGAATTGGAATTATATAATGtttttgtaatataatatgaagCATGTAAGTAATCCGAAAGATCATACAACTAGTAACATTGTACATCTATTCTTTCACAACTCTTTGAAagataatgaaaaatataatccaTTTTCCCTTCACTCTATAGATAATATAGAGTTACATATAGGTTGGGGATTCGATAACCTGTGTAACTATTTCAtagtacagtaaggggcagataaacctgacccccctcagaagcattgttactatgagaggggggtcaggtttctctgcacctgaccgtacatacTCAGCTtaggtaattttaaaaatttaaggTGGCTACACTACATCTATAGTAAATTATACTTGTGTATGAGTATCTATATCCTACACCATTCAGAATAAGTTCccaatttttttgttgtaataGGTTATTCTATTGGAATTTTCATTCATAATatacatagttaataataatagatttAAATGCAGGAGATCCTAAGTTTTAATTGTGATGTGAGATATTTTATGTCTCACACCAAAAGAATCcataaatttatgttatttaaacaTGAACAAGTATATTTTACTCGGTTCATGTCCCATAGGATTATATATATTAGCAGTAAACTCGTATCTAGGAGTTATGAGGACGgaaagataaataaacaaatcgttcaatttataaaaatcacgctttaatttgtacataattctaatgactatttatttacagtgTCTACCTAACATTTGGTACTATCACGGGCGCAACCACCGCTCACCAGCCGCAGTGCCAGCACTTCTTCTTCTCGTAGTGGGTGACGTGCTTGATGATGTGGATGGGGTAGGGCTTCCAGACGGCCACGGGGACTTCAACGTGCTTCTCAACCGGGAAGTGCACTTTACGGATGACCTCGTACGGGCGGTCCACGGGCACGGGCACCTTTCGGATCACCTCGAAGGGAACGTGCTTGACCACCTCGTAGGGCACTGGCCTCTCGACCTCGACGTGCTGGGTCTTGTACACGGGGTAGGGCACCTGGCGAGGCACGTCGACCTGCACGGGGTAGGGCTGGGGCACGTTGACGCGGACCTCCTGGCGCACGGGCACGGGGTACGGCTGGGGCACGCCCACCTGCACGTGGCGGGTCACCTCCACTGGCACTCGTCTCACCACGTTCTGCACGACCGACGCCAGCTCGAACCTGGTCTCCGACACGCGCGGGCGGCCCACCGTCACCGTCTGTCCGAGCACGCGTGGCTGGCCGACGGTCGTCGTCACTCCTCCGGGGAGCACAGCGGGGCCGGGGAAGCCAGGAGCGCCGGGGCCGGCGGCAAGGGCGCCAGGGCCGGAGAATCCTCCGTCAGCAGGTCCAGCTCCGAATCCACCAGCTGGGCCAGAGAAGCCGCCGGCTGGGCCAGCGAAGCCAGCGCCAGACGGGCCAGCTAATCCAGAGCCATCGATGATTCCACCGGGACCGCTGGCGATAGCTCCACCGAGTTGGGCACCAGCGGGAAGAGCTGCACCAGATAGTGATCCATCGAGAGGAGCGCCTTGGAGAGAGCCGCCGAAGGAAGCGCCAGAGTAGGAGCCTCCGCCGATGACGGGGCTGGGGCCGGACGCGCCGGGCCCGCTGAGGCTGCTGTAGCTAGCTCCGGCGCCGTCAGCGATGTATGAGCCGCCGGCGGAACCCAGCTCGGCGTGGGTGTGGTGGTCCGAGTGATGGTGGTCGATGTGGTGGTGGTCGTGGTGGGACTCGATGGCTGGAGCTCCGTACTGCGCGGCTGGTGGTCCATACTGCGCGGCGGGAGCCCCATACGCCGCCGAGGGTGCGTAGGTCTCGTGGTGGGAGTGCGCCCCTGACAGCACTCCTGCTCTGGTAGCACACACCAGCGCCGATACAAACAACGCTCTAACCTGAAACGGGAATAAACAAGGATCGTCAGTACATTGCTACGGTTTTTCACATtcgattatatttttttggttgaaAGGACTTACAACAAACGCCATGGCTTTTAGCTAATCGCCTTGAAGCCAGCCTAAAATTAAGTTGTAGTTGTCTCAACCAAGTGTCGGTTGTTTGTGATATGATAACGTAACCGTCGCAGATATTTATACTAAGTCAAAGATGCTGCTGTTTCGAGACCGCCCCTGTGAATAAATTAAACGGAATTCGGCGGCTTTACATCAGGTCGTCAGACGAGCTTTGAGTTTCTATGGTAATCTGTGATCTCAATAAAATCAGTGTTTCCTAAGGTTATGCAAGCGGAGTGATTTAGAGTAAAGACGACTACCAGTCTAGCCTACAGCAAATTTTCCTTACAAGGCATAACGGCTGTTGTTACTGAGTCGTTACGCATTAAACGAGATTTTTGTAGGCCGACAAAAGTAGAGCTTTCGGATGTTGTTGTCATGTTTTGAACTTCTTCCCATCTTTCGCCATTGACAagattaataatgtaataaaagtGGAAGGTTTTTGGGTTTGTTACCGAACTCGTCCTTGACAGCGGAAATTAGAATAGAAACTGTGAGAAAATTGATGTTGCAATTCCGTCGTCATATTCATAACTCATATCATAATGTTGTCAAAAAGGCTTTCTTAAGTGTTCTTAGAGTTAAGgtaaattagtattttttctttaagaTGTATCATAACGTATTAG is a genomic window of Plutella xylostella chromosome 18, ilPluXylo3.1, whole genome shotgun sequence containing:
- the LOC105386514 gene encoding PE-PGRS family protein PE_PGRS30 codes for the protein MAFVQCTDDPCLFPFQVRALFVSALVCATRAGVLSGAHSHHETYAPSAAYGAPAAQYGPPAAQYGAPAIESHHDHHHIDHHHSDHHTHAELGSAGGSYIADGAGASYSSLSGPGASGPSPVIGGGSYSGASFGGSLQGAPLDGSLSGAALPAGAQLGGAIASGPGGIIDGSGLAGPSGAGFAGPAGGFSGPAGGFGAGPADGGFSGPGALAAGPGAPGFPGPAVLPGGVTTTVGQPRVLGQTVTVGRPRVSETRFELASVVQNVVRRVPVEVTRHVQVGVPQPYPVPVRQEVRVNVPQPYPVQVDVPRQVPYPVYKTQHVEVERPVPYEVVKHVPFEVIRKVPVPVDRPYEVIRKVHFPVEKHVEVPVAVWKPYPIHIIKHVTHYEKKKCWHCGW
- the LOC105386513 gene encoding trichohyalin produces the protein MDYPICLTLLMLVGSALALPTDMGPQTFDAKPARTPREEPGAKRPTRQQEYKEVIMYLTPSQIRHLEETQNEHGYILPNALSDASLQSEENKALDQQLQEQLLKQNQGQGSPSLEQQLQEQLEEQEPRPSLQELEKQLVLKQEADKQLQQKLKQEQSLEQQLIKQESSQSITQQLHQQFLNEEEVRQHFEQQLIKEAGENKKQEQKLLKQVYESQQGQNKTETKEKEAKSKANQKLQQKYVVAEGQKAKYKQLAPQLQLVPEQQQNQYVPQHLLRTPQFIYLDVRPEQAQQQPLQELRQVFYPEQNLIRFLQHHRPRPSVEVENQPKYYEPTVAIEPQPAIEVQQQPQLQVIQHPVKVEPQPELLVQDNAQNLEPVQVQLHRQLRPQVEIVQPQPAIQLQLLKRPEPQLQIQLRPQPELQLRPQPELQIRPQPELQLQLHKLSEPQVEIQLRPQPQIQLHKFTEPELQLQPQLKVEHGEMKSEVRILADPPNKFELVPYQYIPEQQDEHKQIGHELFKQQFHFLGEQSKLNAESLHDSNEKLVKLKKQQDQQELLGKEILNNQIKLLQQEANRESEVLKKEIEKQNNEQVLKAVLKLNEEENIKPVHENQALLEDVPKIQELSQLDLLQKISNDQFQKESQKLKPLTHLDILRHQNELSQYAPRFNEPQFSLADIENVIKNIEKEKLKAQKTIEAINRSPPVVVNKEVTLKRRPIELIKTVKVPVPTPYLYPVPQPYAVKVPQPYAVPLQIINPYIVPIVKTEKVEVEKPVPVEVEKRVPVEVEKKVYVHINKPYTVDRFVPYEVKKEIPVEVPLYRPQKFTILRHVWKN